The stretch of DNA GCAATTCGGTTTTGCTGAAAGTTGCCCCCTTTTGCCAGTGCTGCCCGAATTCTGCTGGAGAAAGCTGGGCTTGCAGTTCAAGCTGGAGGGGGTCCAGCACAAAAGCCTCCTGTGGGGTGGACTGGATGTCATATTCCTTTTTGAGGTGAGAAAGTGCGCCCAGATAAGCCACAGCTTTTTGCGGGTTGCCCTTCAGAAGCTGCAGGTGAACCATGGGAATGAGCATTTCCAGGACGCGCACCGGATCATGCAGGGCTTTCACAATGCGCAGGGTGGAAAGCAGCAGGGGTACAGCGTCTTCAAGGCTGCCCTGCAACAGGTGAAGCAGGCTGAGGGTCACAGGAATGCGGGTCAACCGAAAACCTGAGGTGTTGCAGGTCTCGAGGGCTTCTTCCAGGTCTTCACGGGCCTGCTCAAAGTGCCCCAGGTGCAGATGGGACTCTCCAGACCATCCCAGGGCCATGGCGTACACAAAACCACTGGTGTCTTTCTTGTCCCGCTGCTGCCTGATCCAGGGTGAGGTCAGGTGCAACACCTGGGTGAACTTGGCCTGTCTCACCAGCACATCTGCCAGATGGATGGTGGCGATGCTTTCCCCCCAGTGTTGTTTGAGCTGGCGAAACAGCTGGCTGCACAGCGTGAAGCTTTCCTCGGCAGCCTCCAGTTGCCCGGTGATCTGCTGGCAGCGCCCCAGGTGGTCTGTGACCCAGGCATATTCCTCCAGGTCACCCAGTTCCTGCATGATCTGGCGGCTTTCCTCGAAGTGGTGCATGGCCTCTGGATACTGACCATGGTTCATCATCACCTCTCCGGTGCCCTGCAAGGCCAATCCTATGCCCCGACGGTCTCCCACTTCACGGAATCCTGCCAGAGAAGCATAGAAAAGCTCTGCAGATTCGGCATGGTCGGCCTGGTCGTTGGCCAGCCAGCCTCCAGCCATTTGCAGGCGGGCTTCGAGTTCCCGCAGCACTTTGCGCTCCTCCAGGTTTTTGCTGCTGAGCAGGGCCATTTTGCTGCGCAACAGCACCTGCCTGATCCAGTTGCGGCCTTCCTGGTGGTGGGTTTTGAACTGCCAGAATTTCCAGATGCTGTTGCAGAGCTGCATGGCCCACAGCACCTCATGGTGCTCCAGCATGTAGGTCAGGGCTTCCCGCAGGTTTCCATGGTTGATTTGCAGGCGCTCCAGCCAGTCGTCCTGACCATCGCCCACCAGGTACCCTTCGGCCTGCTGTCCCAGGTTCAGGAAGTGTTGTGCATGGGCGTGTTGCACCTGGGCCTGCTCCTGTGAGGCCTGCAGCTTTTCCTGTGCAAATTCCCGGATGGTCTGCAGCATGCTGAAGCGTTTCTGGTTGCGCTGAAACTGAATCAGGCTTTTGGCGGCCAGTTTCATCAGGGTGCTTTGCAGGGAAACAGCGCTGGTGAACAGGGTGGACATTTCGGAGCAGACGGCCTGTGCCGCCTCGAAAGACCAGCCTCCCAGAAAAACCCCCATGCGGGCAAACACCCACTGCTCTTGTGGGTTCAGCAGGTGGTGGCTCCAGCTGATGGTGTTGCGCAGGGTTTTCTGGCGTTCGGCCAGGTTGCGGGGGCCTTCGGTCAGAACGTCCAGCCTTTTCTGCCCCAGGTCATGGGCCAGTTCTTCAGGAGAGAACAGATCCAGAGAGGCCGCTGCCAGTTCCAGGGCCAGAGGCAGGCCGTCCAGTTGCTGACAGATCTGCTGGATGGATTTCAGCTGTGCCCTGGAAAGCTCCAGTCCTGGGAGCACAGCCCTGGCCCGGTCAATGAACAGGCTCATGGCGCTGTACTGGTAGGCTTCTTCCTCGCTGGTGATGTCCCGGTCGGCAGGCATGCCCAGCGGAGGCACCACAAAAACCTGCTCTCCTGAAATGTTGAGTTTTTCACGGCTGGTCACCAGCATCTGCAAACCAGGGGCAGCAGCCAGCAACCCATCCAGCAGGGGTGCAGCTTCAATCACCTGTTCGAAATTGTCCAGCACCAGCAGTCTGGACTGTTTTTTCAGGTGGTCTTTGAGGTCTTCAATCAGGGGGCGGCGGCCTTCTTTGATCCCCAGCACCCTTGCGATGCTGGGCACCACCAGTTCAGGGTTCTGGATGCTGTCCAGGCCCACAAACCAAACCCCATCCTGGTAGTGCTCCTGCCGCAATTCGGCCACCTCGATGCTCAGGCGGGTTTTGCCAATGCCTCCCGGTCCCACCAGGGTGACCAGCCTGCGGTGTTCAAACAGGCTGTTGACCTCGGCCCATTCTTTTTCCCGGCCAAAGAAGTGGGTGGAGGGGACAGGCAGGGTGGTGGGGGTGGCCTGTTCATGCTGAAAGTTCAGCACTGTGCCCCGAAATCCTGCATCCAGCTGCCAGCCCTCCTCCCGACGCAGCAGTTGCTTCTGGTCCAGCAGGGCCTGCAGGATGGTCCTGACCCGGGCAGGCAACCCCTGAGAGGTTCCAAAAATCCAGTCGATCAATTCTGCAGGGGCTTCCCAGCGCAGGATTTCGCGCATCCACACCTGAATGGCATGCCGGGACAGGGGTGTGAGCACCACCTGCACTTCATTGCGGTTGCCTGGCTGCAACACTGGCGGAATGTCCTGCACGCCCTGCGTGTAAATGATGGCCAGAGGAGGACCACTCCAGTCCTGCAACAGCCGGGACAGCAGGGCACGGCTGGCCCAGTCCAGCAGGGCCATGTTCTCAATCAGGAGGGCCAGTCCTGCTTTTTGCTGTTCCTGCACAGCCTGGGTCAATTGTCTGACAATGCCTGTGACCCCAGCCTGAATGGACACCTCCAGACCCTGGGCATGCTGAAAAACCGCGTAAGGGCGGTGCTGCAGGGTGCGGGTGGGGGTGAGGGCAAGGTGAAGGTGGTTTCTGGCATGCAAATCCTGCTGGATGCGATTCAGAAAGAAAGTGCGCCCGGAGCCTGTTTCTCCAGTGATGCGCAGGATGCCAGTTCTGCTGGTTTCCAGCCGGTGCATGAACTGGTGGAACACGCCCAGCTGGTGGTCCCGTTCCAGGGGTCTGGACTGGGCATCGAACTGCAAAGCGGGTTTTTCGGCCAGGGATTGACTGACAAAGCGGTCCCGGCCCTGGCGTTTGGCCAGATAGTTGCGTTCGTCTGCCACCTGCAGCAGCTCCCGGCCTCCAGAAGCGTCTTCGGGAAAAACCGCCAGCCCCATGCTGATGGAGATTTTGAGCGGGGGAGACCCTTCCAGCACCTGGGAGCGCACCTGCTGCACCATGCGCTGGCATACAATTTCTGCCTGGGCACGTCCGGTGGAGGGAAGCAGCACCACAAATTCATCTCCACCGTAACGGAACAGCACATCTGAAGTTCTCAGGCTGGCCTGCACCACCTGCACCAGATGCACCAGCACTTCATCTCCCCGAGCGTGGCCGTAAGCATCGTTGACACTCTTGAAGTGGTCGATGTCAAACAGACACACGGTCAGCTGACCCTGTTCCCGCTGGGATCGGGCCACTTCTTCACTCAGCCGTGAGTCCAGCAGACCACGGGTGTAGGCTCCCGTCAGGGGATCCCGGATGTAATGTTCTTCTGGTTTCATTTGCCCGTGGGCAGGGTGGTTCATCTGTTGCTCCTCAGCGGAATGGGAAATCCGGTGGCCGGTGGTGCCTGAATGCCTTTTGGAGAGGACGCAGCCAGCGGAAGCAATGCTGTTGGGTTCTGGTGGATGTGCAGACGAAGCCCGGAGAAACGTCCATGTTTGATGTGCTCTGGGGAGGATTGCTTGATCTGTTGCCAGTCTAACAGCCCTGACCTGTCAGCTTTCTTTCCATCCTGTTGGGTTTTCCGAATGCGCAAAACCTTCATTCTGAACAGTAAAAACAGTTCCCCCTCCAAT from Deinococcus roseus encodes:
- a CDS encoding diguanylate cyclase codes for the protein MNHPAHGQMKPEEHYIRDPLTGAYTRGLLDSRLSEEVARSQREQGQLTVCLFDIDHFKSVNDAYGHARGDEVLVHLVQVVQASLRTSDVLFRYGGDEFVVLLPSTGRAQAEIVCQRMVQQVRSQVLEGSPPLKISISMGLAVFPEDASGGRELLQVADERNYLAKRQGRDRFVSQSLAEKPALQFDAQSRPLERDHQLGVFHQFMHRLETSRTGILRITGETGSGRTFFLNRIQQDLHARNHLHLALTPTRTLQHRPYAVFQHAQGLEVSIQAGVTGIVRQLTQAVQEQQKAGLALLIENMALLDWASRALLSRLLQDWSGPPLAIIYTQGVQDIPPVLQPGNRNEVQVVLTPLSRHAIQVWMREILRWEAPAELIDWIFGTSQGLPARVRTILQALLDQKQLLRREEGWQLDAGFRGTVLNFQHEQATPTTLPVPSTHFFGREKEWAEVNSLFEHRRLVTLVGPGGIGKTRLSIEVAELRQEHYQDGVWFVGLDSIQNPELVVPSIARVLGIKEGRRPLIEDLKDHLKKQSRLLVLDNFEQVIEAAPLLDGLLAAAPGLQMLVTSREKLNISGEQVFVVPPLGMPADRDITSEEEAYQYSAMSLFIDRARAVLPGLELSRAQLKSIQQICQQLDGLPLALELAAASLDLFSPEELAHDLGQKRLDVLTEGPRNLAERQKTLRNTISWSHHLLNPQEQWVFARMGVFLGGWSFEAAQAVCSEMSTLFTSAVSLQSTLMKLAAKSLIQFQRNQKRFSMLQTIREFAQEKLQASQEQAQVQHAHAQHFLNLGQQAEGYLVGDGQDDWLERLQINHGNLREALTYMLEHHEVLWAMQLCNSIWKFWQFKTHHQEGRNWIRQVLLRSKMALLSSKNLEERKVLRELEARLQMAGGWLANDQADHAESAELFYASLAGFREVGDRRGIGLALQGTGEVMMNHGQYPEAMHHFEESRQIMQELGDLEEYAWVTDHLGRCQQITGQLEAAEESFTLCSQLFRQLKQHWGESIATIHLADVLVRQAKFTQVLHLTSPWIRQQRDKKDTSGFVYAMALGWSGESHLHLGHFEQAREDLEEALETCNTSGFRLTRIPVTLSLLHLLQGSLEDAVPLLLSTLRIVKALHDPVRVLEMLIPMVHLQLLKGNPQKAVAYLGALSHLKKEYDIQSTPQEAFVLDPLQLELQAQLSPAEFGQHWQKGATFSKTELLQQLELELQKLQQSQ